A stretch of Gemmobacter fulvus DNA encodes these proteins:
- a CDS encoding F0F1 ATP synthase subunit B' — protein MATEAHDAAAGAAAHGSAGMPQLDISTWANQIFWLLVALVVIYFVLSRVALPRIGAVLAERSGTITNDLAAAEELKQKAVEAEKIYNDALTRARADAAKIVAQAKAEIQADLDRATAKADAEIAAKVAESEGRIGDIRAGALDSVTEVARDTAYELVAALGGKADASSVTEAVSARLKG, from the coding sequence ATGGCAACCGAAGCGCATGACGCGGCGGCAGGTGCGGCGGCCCACGGGTCTGCCGGTATGCCGCAGCTCGACATCTCGACATGGGCAAACCAGATCTTCTGGCTGCTTGTCGCGCTTGTCGTGATCTATTTCGTGCTGTCGCGCGTGGCGCTGCCCCGGATCGGGGCGGTTCTGGCCGAGCGCAGCGGCACCATCACCAACGACCTTGCGGCGGCTGAAGAGCTGAAGCAGAAGGCGGTCGAGGCTGAGAAAATCTATAACGACGCATTGACCCGTGCGCGTGCGGATGCGGCAAAGATCGTGGCGCAAGCCAAGGCCGAAATTCAGGCCGATCTGGACCGTGCCACCGCCAAGGCCGATGCCGAGATTGCAGCCAAAGTTGCCGAATCCGAAGGCCGTATCGGAGACATCCGTGCCGGCGCTCTGGACAGCGTAACCGAAGTTGCCCGCGATACGGCATATGAGCTTGTGGCCGCCCTGGGTGGCAAGGCCGATGCGTCGAGCGTAACCGAGGCGGTTTCCGCCCGGCTGAAAGGATAA
- a CDS encoding F0F1 ATP synthase subunit C produces the protein MEAEVAQLALMGKYIGAGLAAIGLGGAGIGVGNIAGNFLAGALRNPSAAASQTANLFVGIAFAEALGIFSFLIALLLMFAV, from the coding sequence ATGGAAGCTGAAGTCGCACAACTCGCGCTCATGGGCAAATACATCGGCGCTGGCCTCGCAGCCATCGGCCTCGGCGGCGCTGGTATCGGCGTGGGCAACATCGCTGGCAATTTCCTTGCCGGTGCCCTGCGCAACCCGTCGGCCGCTGCATCGCAGACCGCCAACCTCTTCGTCGGCATCGCATTTGCCGAAGCTCTGGGCATCTTCTCGTTCCTGATCGCCCTGCTGCTGATGTTCGCCGTCTGA
- a CDS encoding F0F1 ATP synthase subunit A → MRDVAAEAETGFAIHPMDQFIVSRWFCHDDAGTAINECTADIKWYEITNVTVWMAITVLAIIALMAFGSRGRAIIPSRIQSIGEMIYGFIYKMVEDVTGHDGVKYFPYVMTLFLFILFANLLGLIPGSFTTTSHVAVTVTLALLVFLGVTILGLVKNGIGFLGMFWVSSAPLALRPVLAIIEVISYFVRPVSHSIRLAGNLMAGHAVMKVFAGFASMAVISPVAVGAVTAIYGLELLVAVVQAYVFTILTCVYLKDAVGGAHH, encoded by the coding sequence ATGAGAGACGTGGCAGCGGAAGCGGAAACCGGTTTTGCAATTCACCCGATGGACCAGTTCATCGTCTCGCGGTGGTTCTGCCACGATGACGCCGGAACGGCGATCAATGAATGTACTGCGGACATCAAGTGGTACGAGATCACCAACGTCACCGTCTGGATGGCGATCACGGTTCTGGCGATCATCGCGCTGATGGCCTTTGGCTCGCGCGGTCGTGCCATCATCCCGTCGCGGATCCAGTCGATCGGCGAGATGATCTATGGCTTCATCTACAAGATGGTCGAGGATGTGACCGGCCATGACGGGGTGAAATACTTCCCCTACGTGATGACGCTGTTCCTGTTCATCCTGTTTGCCAACCTGCTGGGCCTGATCCCGGGCAGCTTCACCACCACCAGCCATGTCGCCGTCACTGTGACGCTGGCGCTTCTGGTGTTCCTGGGTGTGACCATCCTGGGCCTTGTGAAAAACGGCATCGGCTTTCTGGGCATGTTCTGGGTATCGTCGGCACCGCTGGCCCTGCGCCCGGTTCTGGCCATCATCGAAGTGATTTCCTACTTCGTACGCCCGGTCAGCCACTCCATTCGTCTTGCGGGCAACCTGATGGCTGGCCACGCCGTGATGAAAGTGTTCGCGGGCTTCGCCTCCATGGCGGTGATCTCGCCGGTGGCCGTGGGTGCCGTAACCGCAATCTATGGGCTGGAGCTGCTGGTGGCAGTGGTTCAGGCCTATGTCTTCACCATTCTGACCTGCGTCTACCTGAAAGACGCGGTGGGCGGCGCCCACCACTAA
- a CDS encoding AtpZ/AtpI family protein produces MVDEPDPERLRALDAKLAKVKGAAAKPSDAGKDFSQGEMAWRMVIELVSGMVLGLAIGYGLDWLFGTMPIFLLIFALLGFIAGIKTMMGTARDMAATQAKAQGAQTQAERSAETEG; encoded by the coding sequence ATGGTGGATGAACCCGATCCAGAGCGGCTGCGCGCCCTTGACGCAAAGCTGGCGAAGGTGAAGGGGGCAGCAGCCAAACCCTCTGACGCAGGCAAGGATTTCTCGCAGGGCGAAATGGCCTGGCGGATGGTGATCGAGCTGGTGTCCGGCATGGTGCTGGGGCTGGCCATTGGCTACGGGCTGGACTGGTTGTTCGGCACGATGCCCATCTTCCTCCTGATCTTCGCCTTGCTGGGCTTCATCGCCGGGATCAAGACCATGATGGGCACCGCCCGCGACATGGCCGCGACACAGGCGAAGGCCCAAGGGGCACAGACGCAGGCGGAGAGATCCGCCGAAACCGAAGGATGA
- a CDS encoding ArsR/SmtB family transcription factor: MPDPLSITFAALADPTRRAILAMLLEDDMAVTDVAEPFQMSLAAISKHLAVLAEAGLISREKRGRVIWCKLEPDAMRGASVWMQGFGLFEPVDLDALERFLAVELAEAPVPPAMAMPPDEGPGGA, translated from the coding sequence ATGCCAGATCCTCTCAGCATCACCTTCGCCGCTTTGGCCGATCCGACCCGCCGCGCGATCCTGGCAATGCTGCTGGAGGATGACATGGCCGTCACCGATGTGGCCGAGCCGTTCCAGATGTCGCTGGCGGCGATTTCCAAACATCTGGCGGTGCTGGCCGAAGCCGGGCTGATCAGCCGCGAGAAACGCGGGCGGGTGATCTGGTGCAAACTGGAGCCGGATGCCATGCGCGGCGCCTCGGTCTGGATGCAGGGCTTTGGCCTGTTCGAGCCGGTCGATCTGGATGCGCTGGAACGCTTTCTCGCGGTCGAACTGGCAGAGGCCCCGGTGCCGCCCGCCATGGCAATGCCGCCGGACGAGGGCCCCGGCGGGGCCTGA
- a CDS encoding malonate--CoA ligase, whose protein sequence is MPNTLFDALFAPLRHRDSPFLILPDGATISGADFLAMVARQAHALRAAGLEPGDRIAVQIAKSPQALAVYGAAVALGAIFLPLNTAYTAEEVGYFLGNATPKIFLCDSAKLAALAPVAAVHGAQVMTLDADGTGSLTTAAAGLPATITPVDRGPDDLAAFLYTSGTTGRSKGAMLTHGNLLSNAEVLADLWRFTAEDVLLHALPIFHTHGLFVASNISLLTGGAMIFLPGFDAATVLRMMPRATAMMGVPTFYTRLLDSAAFTRDLTAHMRLFVSGSAPLLAETHLAFEARCGHRILERYGMTETNMNTSNPYDGDRRAGTVGFPLPGVELRIMADGQEVAPGAVGVIEVRGPNVFKGYWQMPEKTREELRADGWFITGDLGCVDADGYVQIVGRQKDLVISGGFNVYPKEVELLLDAVPGVLETAVIGVPHPDFGEAVFAVLVPKPGATLEAEACLAQLHDRLARYKQPKAAAILPDLPRNTMGKVRKNLLREQFKGWFAV, encoded by the coding sequence ATGCCCAATACCTTGTTTGATGCGCTTTTTGCGCCGCTGCGCCACCGCGACAGCCCGTTCCTGATCCTGCCCGACGGGGCCACGATCAGCGGTGCGGATTTTCTTGCTATGGTCGCGCGGCAGGCCCATGCGCTGCGCGCGGCGGGGCTGGAACCGGGGGACCGGATTGCGGTGCAGATCGCAAAAAGCCCACAGGCATTGGCGGTTTATGGGGCGGCGGTGGCGCTGGGGGCGATTTTTCTGCCGCTGAACACCGCCTATACGGCGGAAGAGGTTGGTTATTTTCTTGGCAATGCCACGCCGAAGATCTTCCTGTGCGACAGCGCGAAACTGGCGGCGCTGGCTCCAGTGGCGGCGGTGCATGGCGCGCAGGTGATGACGCTGGACGCCGATGGCACCGGCAGTTTGACCACCGCCGCCGCAGGCCTGCCCGCAACGATCACGCCAGTGGATCGCGGGCCAGACGATCTGGCGGCGTTCCTTTATACCTCGGGCACCACGGGCCGGTCCAAGGGGGCGATGCTGACCCATGGCAACCTCTTGTCCAATGCCGAGGTGCTGGCCGATCTGTGGCGCTTTACGGCAGAGGATGTGCTGCTGCACGCCCTGCCGATCTTCCACACGCATGGATTGTTCGTCGCCTCCAATATCAGCCTGCTGACCGGCGGTGCGATGATCTTTCTGCCGGGCTTTGATGCGGCGACGGTGCTGCGGATGATGCCGCGCGCCACAGCCATGATGGGCGTGCCGACCTTTTACACCCGGCTGCTGGACAGTGCGGCGTTTACCCGAGATCTGACGGCGCATATGCGCCTGTTCGTGTCAGGCTCGGCCCCGCTGCTGGCGGAAACGCATCTGGCCTTCGAGGCGCGCTGCGGCCACCGGATTCTGGAACGCTATGGCATGACCGAAACCAATATGAACACCTCCAACCCCTATGACGGCGACCGGCGGGCAGGCACGGTGGGCTTTCCACTGCCGGGGGTGGAGCTGCGCATCATGGCCGACGGGCAGGAGGTTGCGCCGGGGGCGGTGGGCGTGATTGAGGTGCGCGGGCCGAATGTGTTCAAGGGCTATTGGCAGATGCCGGAGAAGACCCGCGAAGAGCTGCGCGCGGACGGCTGGTTCATCACTGGCGATCTGGGCTGCGTCGATGCGGATGGTTATGTGCAGATCGTCGGGCGGCAGAAGGATCTGGTGATTTCGGGCGGGTTCAATGTCTATCCGAAAGAGGTGGAGCTGCTGCTGGACGCGGTGCCGGGGGTGCTGGAAACTGCGGTGATCGGTGTGCCGCATCCCGATTTCGGCGAGGCGGTGTTTGCGGTTCTGGTGCCAAAGCCAGGGGCCACGCTGGAGGCCGAGGCCTGCCTTGCACAACTGCACGACCGGCTGGCGCGTTATAAACAGCCGAAGGCGGCGGCGATCCTGCCTGACCTGCCGCGCAATACCATGGGCAAGGTGCGAAAGAACCTGCTGCGCGAGCAGTTCAAGGGCTGGTTCGCGGTCTAA
- a CDS encoding division plane positioning ATPase MipZ gives MAHIIVVGNEKGGSGKSTTCMHVGTALARMGFRVGALDLDLRQRSFGRYIENRRAWMARAEKDLPTPDYRELPEVDAATLAPGENAFDHRLSVAVSALEPISDFIVIDCPGSHTRLSQVAHSLADTLITPLNDSFVDFDLLARIDPETSKVKGPSIYSEMVWNARQLRAQAGLKPIDWIVLRNRLGAQQMHNKKKVGAALEDLSKRIGFRVAPGFTERVIFRELFPRGLTLLDLKDTGVDQLNLSNIAARQEVRDLMAELRLPNVAVNF, from the coding sequence ATGGCGCATATCATCGTTGTCGGCAACGAAAAGGGCGGGTCGGGCAAATCCACCACCTGTATGCATGTGGGCACGGCCCTGGCGCGCATGGGGTTCCGGGTCGGCGCGCTGGACCTCGATCTGCGCCAGCGCAGCTTTGGTCGTTATATCGAGAATCGTCGGGCCTGGATGGCCCGCGCCGAAAAGGATCTGCCGACCCCGGATTACCGCGAATTGCCCGAGGTGGATGCGGCAACGCTGGCCCCGGGCGAGAATGCGTTTGACCATCGCCTGTCGGTGGCCGTTTCGGCGCTGGAGCCGATCAGCGATTTCATCGTGATCGACTGCCCCGGATCGCATACCCGGCTGAGCCAGGTGGCGCATAGCCTGGCCGACACGCTGATCACGCCGCTGAATGACAGTTTCGTCGATTTTGACCTGCTCGCCCGGATCGACCCGGAAACCAGCAAGGTCAAAGGCCCGTCGATCTATTCCGAAATGGTGTGGAACGCCCGGCAGTTGCGGGCACAGGCCGGGCTGAAGCCGATTGACTGGATCGTGCTGCGCAACCGTCTTGGCGCGCAGCAGATGCACAACAAGAAAAAGGTCGGGGCGGCGCTGGAAGATCTGTCCAAGCGGATCGGCTTCCGGGTGGCGCCCGGCTTTACCGAGCGCGTGATTTTCCGGGAATTGTTTCCGCGCGGCCTGACCCTGCTGGATCTGAAGGATACCGGTGTGGATCAGCTCAATCTGTCCAATATCGCCGCGCGGCAGGAAGTGCGGGATCTGATGGCAGAGCTCAGACTGCCGAATGTTGCCGTGAACTTCTGA
- the rpmE gene encoding 50S ribosomal protein L31, producing MKQGIHPDYHMIDVKMTDGTVFQTRSTWGKEGDQMALDIDPLAHPAWTGGNAKLMDTGGRVSKFKNKYAGLGF from the coding sequence ATGAAACAGGGCATTCACCCCGACTACCACATGATCGACGTCAAGATGACGGACGGCACTGTGTTCCAGACCCGCTCCACCTGGGGCAAAGAAGGCGACCAGATGGCGCTGGACATCGACCCGCTGGCGCACCCGGCCTGGACTGGCGGCAACGCCAAGCTGATGGACACCGGCGGCCGCGTGTCGAAGTTCAAGAACAAATACGCCGGCCTGGGTTTCTGA
- the rplS gene encoding 50S ribosomal protein L19 encodes MNLIAQIEAEQIAALGKTIPDFKAGDTVRVGYKVTEGTRSRVQNYEGVVIGRKGGATISASFTVRKISFGEGVERVFPLYSTNIDSIEVVRRGRVRRAKLYYLRARRGKSARIAEVVNYKEKAE; translated from the coding sequence ATGAATCTGATCGCACAAATCGAGGCGGAACAAATCGCCGCCCTCGGCAAGACCATCCCGGATTTCAAAGCTGGCGACACCGTGCGCGTCGGCTATAAAGTGACCGAAGGCACCCGTTCGCGCGTGCAGAACTATGAAGGCGTCGTGATCGGCCGCAAGGGCGGCGCGACCATCTCGGCATCGTTCACCGTGCGCAAGATCTCCTTCGGCGAGGGCGTCGAGCGCGTCTTCCCGCTCTATTCGACCAACATCGATTCGATCGAAGTGGTCCGTCGTGGCCGTGTGCGTCGCGCGAAACTCTACTACCTCCGTGCGCGTCGCGGCAAATCCGCGCGGATCGCGGAAGTTGTGAATTACAAAGAAAAAGCTGAGTAA
- the trmD gene encoding tRNA (guanosine(37)-N1)-methyltransferase TrmD translates to MTETPVPPAPPEPPAPLKSHGRLTISASLKPRDLMEPQRVKGAWLAKIITLFPEAFPGTLGLSLTGKALNLGLWGLETIDLRPFGEGRHKNVDDNPAGGGAGMVLRADVVARALDQAAIGTPPDRRRWPVVFLSPRGKPFTQAKAQEWADADGLTLLCGRFEGVDQRVIDAYGIEEVSLGDFVLTGGEIAAQALIDATVRLIPRVLGNHASTEEESFSAGLLEFPQYTRPTDWQGHAIPDVLLSGHHGKIADWRQRMAERLTKERRPDLWRAYCAKAGRDPMEDQEL, encoded by the coding sequence ATGACCGAAACACCCGTTCCCCCCGCACCGCCAGAGCCGCCTGCCCCGCTCAAGAGCCATGGTCGGCTGACCATTTCCGCCTCGCTCAAGCCGCGCGACCTGATGGAGCCGCAGCGGGTGAAGGGGGCGTGGCTTGCCAAGATCATCACCCTGTTCCCGGAGGCCTTCCCCGGCACGCTGGGTCTGTCATTGACGGGCAAGGCGCTGAACCTGGGCCTGTGGGGGCTGGAGACGATTGACCTGCGTCCCTTTGGCGAGGGGCGGCACAAGAATGTCGATGACAACCCGGCAGGCGGCGGCGCGGGCATGGTGCTGCGCGCCGATGTGGTGGCCCGCGCGCTGGATCAGGCCGCGATTGGCACGCCGCCGGATCGCCGCCGCTGGCCGGTGGTGTTCCTGTCGCCGCGCGGAAAACCTTTCACGCAGGCCAAGGCGCAGGAATGGGCCGATGCCGATGGCCTGACCCTGCTGTGTGGCCGGTTTGAAGGCGTGGATCAGCGGGTGATCGACGCCTATGGCATCGAAGAAGTGTCTTTGGGCGATTTCGTCTTGACCGGAGGCGAGATTGCGGCACAGGCCTTGATTGATGCAACCGTGCGGCTTATACCCCGCGTGCTTGGGAATCACGCGTCCACCGAGGAAGAGTCTTTCTCGGCGGGACTTCTTGAATTTCCGCAATACACGAGACCTACCGACTGGCAGGGCCATGCCATCCCGGACGTGCTTCTGTCCGGGCATCATGGCAAGATTGCTGACTGGCGGCAGAGAATGGCCGAAAGGCTGACCAAGGAACGCAGGCCTGACCTCTGGCGGGCTTACTGTGCGAAAGCCGGTAGGGACCCGATGGAAGACCAAGAGCTATAG
- a CDS encoding sulfotransferase, with amino-acid sequence MAAVTRCNAPRLVIHAGFHKTGTTSIQAALQAHASQLSAHMAVQVLAGGPSALRDAAQAARQYSARPGGVTLRRLRLMLRLWAEGLALDPGQGLLLSSEDFAGHMPGNRGVQSYAAAPAIAATLAEALRQRFPAAEVRFVCTTRAPAPWLRSVHWQLAKHHHMTLDAAEFARLYAPAARMAPVLTALRQATDAPLHIAPLEAQARCRLGPVAALYDAAGLPPQLCAALPVLAAANTAPPGDLAQAFVALNRQDMPPEARQAAKAALLHPARNPVCLPPAPR; translated from the coding sequence ATGGCAGCGGTGACGCGCTGTAACGCGCCGCGCCTTGTGATCCATGCCGGTTTTCACAAAACCGGAACCACCAGTATTCAGGCCGCCTTGCAGGCGCATGCGTCGCAACTCTCCGCCCATATGGCGGTGCAGGTGCTGGCAGGCGGCCCGTCCGCGCTGCGCGATGCGGCACAGGCGGCACGGCAGTATTCGGCGCGACCGGGCGGCGTGACCCTTCGCCGCCTGCGCCTGATGCTCCGGCTCTGGGCCGAGGGGCTGGCGCTGGACCCGGGGCAGGGGCTGCTGCTGTCGTCCGAGGATTTCGCGGGGCATATGCCGGGCAATCGCGGCGTGCAGAGCTATGCCGCCGCCCCTGCCATTGCCGCCACCCTGGCCGAGGCGCTGCGGCAGCGCTTTCCGGCGGCTGAGGTGCGCTTTGTCTGCACCACGCGCGCGCCTGCGCCGTGGTTGCGCTCGGTGCATTGGCAACTGGCAAAACACCATCACATGACGCTGGATGCTGCAGAATTTGCCCGGCTCTATGCCCCCGCCGCGCGGATGGCGCCGGTGCTGACCGCATTGCGGCAGGCAACCGATGCGCCGCTGCATATCGCACCGCTGGAGGCGCAGGCGCGCTGTCGGCTGGGGCCGGTTGCGGCGCTTTATGATGCCGCAGGCCTGCCGCCGCAGCTGTGCGCGGCACTGCCCGTGCTGGCCGCCGCCAATACAGCACCGCCCGGTGATCTGGCGCAGGCCTTCGTTGCGCTGAACCGGCAGGACATGCCACCCGAGGCGCGGCAGGCGGCGAAGGCGGCATTGCTGCATCCGGCGCGGAATCCGGTTTGCCTGCCGCCTGCGCCGCGTTAA
- the rimM gene encoding ribosome maturation factor RimM (Essential for efficient processing of 16S rRNA), whose product MTDRICVGAIAGSFGVRGEVRLKSFCAEPSAIADYGPLFTEDGARSFKVKLTRPVAGGLGARITGVETKEEADALKGVNLYVDKDKLPKLPDDEYYHADLIGLEVRDTGGAVLGRVSAVHNHGAGDILEIAGAGLQAPVLLPFTLALVPTVDLASGRVIVDLPEGLE is encoded by the coding sequence ATGACTGACCGTATCTGTGTAGGCGCGATTGCCGGATCCTTCGGGGTGCGGGGCGAAGTGCGGCTGAAAAGCTTTTGTGCCGAACCCTCCGCCATTGCCGATTACGGCCCGCTGTTCACCGAGGATGGCGCGCGCAGCTTCAAGGTGAAGCTGACGCGCCCGGTTGCGGGTGGTCTGGGCGCGCGCATCACCGGGGTCGAGACGAAAGAAGAGGCCGACGCGCTGAAGGGCGTGAACCTCTATGTCGACAAGGACAAGCTGCCGAAACTGCCGGATGACGAATATTACCACGCCGATCTGATCGGGCTGGAGGTGCGCGACACCGGCGGCGCGGTGCTGGGCCGGGTGAGTGCGGTGCATAACCACGGTGCCGGCGACATTCTGGAAATCGCGGGCGCGGGGCTGCAAGCGCCGGTGCTGCTGCCCTTTACGCTGGCGCTGGTGCCGACCGTCGATCTGGCAAGCGGGCGCGTGATTGTTGATCTGCCCGAAGGGCTGGAATAA
- the bluB gene encoding 5,6-dimethylbenzimidazole synthase, producing the protein MQGSYGPEFRAELWDLMRWRRDVRRFRTTPVEAAVLNRCLLAFSLSPSVGLSEPWRLIRVESADARAAAIRNFEVANAQALGRYADEKAQLYANLKLSGMREAPIHLAVFCDEETPKGAGLGAATMAETRAYSVVGAITQFWLAARAEGLGLGWVSILDPVQLCRDLDVPHTWRLIGYLCIGWPEESCDTPELERAGWETRAPALIMESR; encoded by the coding sequence ATGCAAGGCAGCTATGGCCCTGAATTCAGGGCGGAACTCTGGGATCTGATGCGGTGGCGGCGCGATGTGCGCCGCTTCCGCACCACCCCTGTCGAGGCAGCGGTTCTGAACCGCTGCCTTTTGGCATTTTCGCTGTCCCCTTCTGTCGGCCTGTCTGAACCCTGGCGCCTGATCCGGGTGGAGAGTGCTGACGCCCGCGCGGCGGCAATCCGCAATTTCGAGGTGGCGAATGCGCAGGCGCTGGGCCGCTATGCCGATGAAAAGGCTCAGCTTTACGCCAATCTCAAACTGTCGGGCATGCGTGAGGCACCGATCCATCTGGCGGTGTTCTGCGACGAGGAAACGCCCAAGGGGGCTGGCCTCGGGGCGGCCACCATGGCCGAAACCCGCGCCTATTCGGTGGTGGGGGCGATCACGCAATTCTGGCTGGCGGCGCGGGCCGAAGGCCTTGGTCTGGGCTGGGTGTCGATCCTGGATCCGGTGCAGCTCTGCCGCGATCTGGACGTGCCACACACATGGCGTCTGATCGGTTATCTGTGTATCGGCTGGCCGGAAGAAAGTTGCGACACCCCCGAACTGGAGCGCGCCGGTTGGGAAACCCGCGCGCCCGCGCTAATCATGGAGAGCCGCTGA
- the rpsP gene encoding 30S ribosomal protein S16, which translates to MSMKIRLARGGSKKRPHYAIVATDSRMPRDGRFLEKLGTYNPLLAKDNEERVKMNIERVKYWLSQGAQPTDRLARMLEAAGVVEKTVRNNPKAAVPGKAMAERAAKKAARAAAPAEE; encoded by the coding sequence ATGTCGATGAAAATCCGTCTTGCCCGCGGCGGCTCCAAGAAGCGCCCGCACTATGCCATCGTGGCAACCGACTCGCGTATGCCGCGCGATGGCCGCTTCCTGGAAAAGCTGGGCACCTATAACCCGCTGCTGGCCAAGGACAACGAAGAGCGCGTGAAGATGAACATCGAGCGCGTGAAATACTGGCTGTCGCAAGGCGCACAGCCGACCGACCGTCTGGCACGTATGCTGGAAGCGGCTGGCGTTGTGGAAAAGACCGTGCGCAACAACCCGAAAGCGGCTGTGCCGGGCAAAGCCATGGCAGAGCGCGCCGCCAAGAAAGCCGCCCGCGCTGCCGCCCCGGCGGAAGAGTGA
- a CDS encoding chorismate mutase, translating to MTDAIARASEVLKEHRESIDRLDAILVYTLAERFKHTKAVGRLKAEHDLPPSDPAREARQIERLEWLSTEADLDPEFAKKFLTFIISEVIRHHEKMQK from the coding sequence ATGACTGATGCCATCGCCCGCGCGTCCGAAGTGTTGAAAGAACACCGCGAGTCGATCGACCGTCTGGATGCGATCCTCGTCTATACATTGGCCGAACGCTTCAAGCACACCAAGGCGGTGGGCAGGCTCAAGGCTGAACACGACCTTCCGCCCTCGGATCCGGCCCGCGAAGCGCGCCAGATCGAGCGGCTGGAGTGGCTTTCGACAGAGGCCGATTTGGACCCTGAATTTGCCAAGAAATTCCTGACCTTCATCATCTCCGAAGTCATCAGGCATCACGAGAAAATGCAGAAATAA
- a CDS encoding GNAT family N-acetyltransferase has product MVDRPVPRGQAAGGGMAIALTPTPVLETERLILRAPQRGDMPYWEACAMSDRARYIGGPLDAQQAWRSLCHLTGHWVHRGYGMFIWHLKTDPTPLGMTGPWFPETWPEQEIGWTVWSAAAEGKGYAHEAAIATRRFAYDTLGWQTAVSYIHPDNARSIALATRLGAQLDTDATPMGTEPCLVYRHPAPSEIAA; this is encoded by the coding sequence ATGGTTGACCGGCCTGTCCCGCGCGGGCAGGCGGCGGGCGGTGGCATGGCCATCGCGCTGACCCCGACCCCGGTGCTGGAAACCGAACGGCTGATCCTGCGCGCGCCGCAGCGGGGCGACATGCCCTATTGGGAAGCCTGCGCCATGTCCGACCGTGCCCGCTATATCGGCGGGCCGCTGGATGCGCAGCAGGCCTGGCGCAGCCTGTGCCATCTGACCGGCCATTGGGTGCATCGCGGCTATGGGATGTTCATCTGGCACCTGAAAACCGATCCGACGCCGCTGGGCATGACCGGCCCGTGGTTTCCCGAAACCTGGCCCGAGCAGGAAATCGGCTGGACCGTCTGGTCTGCGGCGGCGGAAGGCAAGGGCTATGCACATGAGGCGGCCATTGCCACGCGCCGCTTTGCCTATGACACGCTCGGCTGGCAGACCGCGGTGAGTTATATCCACCCCGACAACGCCCGGTCCATCGCGCTGGCCACCCGTCTGGGCGCGCAGCTTGATACCGACGCCACCCCCATGGGCACCGAGCCCTGCCTTGTCTATCGCCACCCGGCCCCTTCGGAGATTGCCGCATGA